Proteins from a single region of Stappia sp. ES.058:
- a CDS encoding dipeptidase: MSHLDRVLARIDADFDASLSRLFDLLKIKSISTDPEFKGDCRAAADWLARELTGIGIAATVRDTDGHPMVVGHKTDTDKPGPHVLFYGHYDVQPVDPLDLWECDPFEPRVVSREDGTKMIVARGAADDKGQLMTFVEAARAWVAETGGLPLSVSVLLEGEEESGSPSLHPFLEANQEELSCDLALVCDTGMWDRETPAISTMLRGLVGEQITITAADRDLHSGMYGGAARNPIHVLADIIAGLHDESGKVTLPHFYDGVIDMPEDVTELWDALGFDHETFLGGVGLKHPAGEADRSALEQIWTRPTCEINGIWGGYTGAGFKTVIPSQAHAKLSFRLVGDQDPDQIRLAFRTHVREHLPDDCEVSFSKHGGSPALRLDFDSPALAKGRQALTEEWGKEAALIGCGGSIPIVGDFKSMLGMDSMLIGFGLDDDKVHSPNEKYEMSSYHKGIRSWARVLDALSQD; encoded by the coding sequence ATGTCCCATCTCGACCGGGTTCTCGCGCGTATCGACGCCGATTTCGACGCCTCGCTTTCCCGCCTGTTCGACCTGTTGAAGATCAAGAGCATCTCCACCGATCCCGAATTCAAGGGCGACTGCCGCGCCGCCGCCGACTGGCTGGCGCGCGAACTCACCGGGATCGGCATTGCCGCGACCGTGCGCGACACCGACGGCCATCCGATGGTCGTGGGCCACAAGACCGACACGGACAAGCCCGGCCCGCATGTGCTCTTCTACGGCCACTACGACGTGCAGCCGGTCGATCCGCTCGATCTGTGGGAATGCGACCCGTTCGAGCCGCGCGTCGTCAGCCGCGAGGACGGCACGAAGATGATCGTCGCGCGCGGGGCCGCCGATGACAAGGGCCAGCTGATGACCTTCGTGGAGGCGGCGCGCGCCTGGGTCGCGGAGACCGGCGGCCTGCCGCTCAGCGTCTCGGTGCTGCTGGAGGGCGAGGAAGAGAGCGGCTCGCCGTCGCTGCACCCCTTCCTGGAGGCCAACCAGGAGGAGCTGTCCTGCGATCTGGCGCTCGTCTGCGACACCGGCATGTGGGACCGCGAGACGCCGGCGATCAGCACCATGCTGCGCGGGCTCGTTGGCGAACAGATCACCATCACCGCCGCCGACCGCGACCTGCATTCGGGCATGTACGGGGGCGCTGCGCGCAATCCGATCCATGTGCTCGCCGACATCATCGCGGGGCTGCACGACGAAAGCGGCAAGGTGACGCTGCCGCATTTCTACGACGGCGTGATCGACATGCCCGAAGACGTGACCGAGCTGTGGGATGCGCTCGGCTTCGATCATGAGACGTTTCTGGGCGGCGTCGGGCTGAAGCATCCGGCCGGCGAGGCCGATCGCAGCGCGCTGGAGCAGATCTGGACGCGGCCGACCTGCGAGATCAACGGCATCTGGGGCGGCTACACCGGCGCCGGCTTCAAGACGGTGATCCCCTCGCAGGCGCACGCCAAGCTGTCGTTCCGCCTCGTCGGCGACCAGGACCCGGACCAGATCCGTCTCGCCTTCCGCACCCATGTGCGCGAGCACCTGCCCGACGACTGCGAGGTCAGCTTCTCAAAGCACGGCGGCAGCCCGGCGCTCCGCCTCGACTTCGACAGCCCGGCGCTTGCCAAGGGCCGTCAGGCGCTGACCGAGGAATGGGGCAAGGAAGCCGCGCTGATCGGCTGCGGCGGTTCGATCCCCATCGTCGGCGACTTCAAGTCGATGCTGGGCATGGATTCCATGCTGATCGGCTTCGGTCTCGACGACGACAAGGTGCACTCGCCCAACGAGAAATACGAGATGTCGAGCTATCACAAGGGCATCCGCTCCTGGGCGCGCGTGCTCGACGCGCTTTCGCAAGACTGA